Proteins from a genomic interval of Microbacterium imperiale:
- a CDS encoding formylglycine-generating enzyme family protein: MSDVELARIPAGELPVAGAGRGPWVESFEIGVYPVTEEQLGEVLGVTAAHPRRPAVQLSWLRAVRFCNALSEWEGLDPAYAVDGDDVRWYEDSDGYRLPTEREWEYACRAGSRAAQYGPLAEIAWTAADNLSSPQNVGGRHPNLFGLFDMLGNVSQWCWDLFAPDTGSRDRVFRGGGFADAATTVRAGTRRGARPDSTQDDIGLRVARGPVA, encoded by the coding sequence GTGAGCGACGTCGAGCTCGCCCGCATCCCGGCGGGTGAACTGCCCGTCGCGGGCGCGGGCCGGGGGCCGTGGGTCGAGTCCTTCGAGATCGGCGTGTACCCCGTCACGGAGGAGCAGCTCGGCGAGGTTCTCGGGGTGACCGCCGCGCACCCGCGGCGTCCGGCGGTGCAGCTGTCGTGGCTGCGAGCCGTGCGGTTCTGCAACGCACTGTCGGAGTGGGAGGGCCTCGATCCCGCCTACGCGGTCGACGGCGACGACGTGCGCTGGTACGAGGACTCGGACGGGTACCGGCTGCCGACCGAGCGCGAGTGGGAGTACGCCTGCCGCGCGGGCTCTCGGGCCGCGCAGTATGGACCGCTGGCCGAGATCGCCTGGACCGCCGCCGACAATCTCTCGTCGCCGCAGAACGTGGGCGGGCGGCATCCGAACCTCTTCGGCCTGTTCGACATGCTCGGCAACGTCTCCCAGTGGTGCTGGGACCTCTTCGCCCCCGACACGGGGTCTCGCGACCGCGTGTTCCGCGGTGGCGGATTCGCCGATGCAGCGACGACCGTTCGGGCCGGAACGCGCCGCGGGGCTCGCCCCGACAGCACACAGGACGACATCGGCCTGCGGGTCGCCCGCGGACCTGTCGCGTAG
- the lysS gene encoding lysine--tRNA ligase — protein sequence MSDATSDAPVSTTDDADEVIEQKAVRLAKRERLLAERTDAAGGAYPVSVAVTDTIPALRERYADLEAGAETGVTASVAGRVVFSRNTGKLCFAALQSGDGSRIQAMVSLAEVGEESLQAWKDLVDLGDHVSVTGQVISSRRGELSIMVTGWQIAAKALLPLPNLHSELSEESRVRSRFLDLIVRDTARETVVARAKVNASLRRTFDAHGFLEVETPMLQVQHGGAAARPFVTHSNAFDTELYLRIAPELFLKRAVVGGIDRVFEINRNFRNEGADSTHSPEFAMLEAYQAYSDYNGIADLTQELIQNAAVAVAGSTTVTWADGTEFDLGGQWDRISMYDSLSEAAGRAITPETPLEELQALAAEVGVVVPEKVATHGKLVEELWEHFVKGGLERPTFVMDFPVDTSPLVREHRSIAGVVEKWDLYVRGFELATGYSELVDPVIQRERFVEQAKLAARGDDEAMRVDEEFLRALEHGMPPTGGMGMGIDRLLMAITGLGIRETILFPLVK from the coding sequence ATGAGCGATGCCACGAGCGACGCGCCCGTGTCCACCACCGACGACGCCGACGAGGTCATCGAGCAGAAGGCGGTCCGCCTGGCCAAGCGCGAGCGCCTGCTCGCCGAACGGACGGATGCCGCCGGCGGCGCCTACCCGGTCAGCGTCGCGGTCACCGACACGATCCCGGCGCTGCGCGAGCGCTACGCCGACCTCGAGGCGGGCGCCGAGACCGGCGTGACCGCATCGGTCGCCGGCCGCGTCGTGTTCAGCCGCAACACCGGCAAGCTGTGCTTCGCCGCGCTGCAGTCGGGTGACGGCAGCCGCATCCAGGCGATGGTGTCGCTCGCCGAGGTGGGCGAGGAGTCGCTGCAGGCGTGGAAGGACCTCGTCGACCTGGGCGATCACGTCTCGGTGACGGGACAGGTCATCTCGAGCCGCCGCGGTGAGCTCTCGATCATGGTCACCGGCTGGCAGATCGCCGCCAAGGCGCTGCTGCCCCTGCCGAACCTGCATTCCGAGCTGAGCGAGGAGAGCCGTGTGCGCTCGCGCTTCCTCGACCTCATCGTGCGCGACACCGCGCGCGAGACGGTGGTCGCCCGCGCGAAGGTCAACGCGTCGCTGCGTCGCACGTTCGACGCGCACGGGTTCCTCGAGGTCGAGACCCCGATGCTGCAGGTGCAGCACGGCGGTGCGGCGGCCCGGCCCTTCGTGACGCACTCGAACGCCTTCGACACCGAGCTGTACCTGCGCATCGCGCCGGAGCTCTTCCTCAAGCGCGCCGTCGTCGGCGGCATCGACCGGGTGTTCGAGATCAACCGCAACTTCCGCAACGAGGGTGCCGACTCGACGCACAGCCCCGAGTTCGCGATGCTCGAGGCCTACCAGGCATACAGCGACTACAACGGCATCGCCGATTTGACGCAGGAGCTCATCCAGAACGCCGCCGTGGCGGTCGCGGGATCGACGACCGTCACGTGGGCCGACGGCACCGAGTTCGACCTCGGCGGGCAGTGGGACCGCATCTCGATGTACGACTCGCTGTCCGAGGCGGCCGGCCGCGCCATCACTCCCGAGACCCCGCTGGAGGAGCTGCAGGCGCTCGCCGCCGAGGTGGGCGTCGTGGTGCCCGAGAAGGTCGCGACGCACGGCAAGCTCGTCGAAGAGCTGTGGGAGCACTTCGTCAAGGGCGGTCTCGAGCGGCCGACGTTCGTCATGGACTTCCCCGTCGACACGAGCCCCCTCGTGCGCGAGCACCGCTCCATCGCGGGAGTCGTGGAGAAGTGGGACCTCTACGTGCGCGGCTTCGAGCTGGCGACCGGCTACTCCGAGCTCGTCGACCCGGTCATCCAGCGCGAGCGCTTCGTCGAGCAGGCCAAGCTCGCCGCCCGCGGCGACGACGAGGCGATGCGTGTCGACGAGGAGTTCCTGCGCGCCCTCGAGCACGGGATGCCGCCCACCGGCGGCATGGGCATGGGCATCGACCGCCTGCTCATGGCGATCACCGGCCTCGGCATCCGCGAGACGATCCTCTTCCCGCTCGTGAAGTGA
- a CDS encoding DUF4192 family protein has product MTTTVRAAGAAHFLSLVPHLLGFQPSSSLVVVPFAGRRSLGAMRVDLPTGDLDDLDRAAATIVGMVCRIPDADGLTAIVYTPDSAAEGLPGVPLLAAISRAADVCGLHVADLLSVGADGWGSHLDTACPAGGRSLHEIDDAARGAGAPPDPAPVLEHHTAGAELPRRSAAERRAVGHALHAFEAALAVVCGIPRVGRRTPARGDEAVDTDALAAVCELDDPPRLFEAALTLDPATLDPGRVALLTWCLSRPALRDVALVQWATDADGGAAALDAQHRWEDGEDYPERLGRIMWGDGDGPDPDRLRMALAVVREVAALAPRRLRPGPLALCAWLSWALGRSSHAASYAQRALEIDPDHGLAEIMLSFVQVGHLPDWAFRQRGRVR; this is encoded by the coding sequence ATGACCACGACCGTTCGCGCGGCGGGCGCCGCGCACTTCCTGTCTCTCGTCCCTCACCTGCTCGGGTTCCAGCCGAGCAGCAGCCTCGTCGTCGTGCCGTTCGCCGGCCGTCGCAGCCTCGGCGCGATGCGGGTCGATCTGCCCACCGGAGACCTCGACGACCTCGACCGTGCCGCGGCGACGATCGTCGGCATGGTGTGCCGCATCCCCGACGCGGATGGGCTGACCGCGATCGTCTACACCCCCGACTCGGCCGCCGAGGGGCTTCCCGGAGTTCCGCTTCTGGCCGCCATCAGCCGCGCGGCAGACGTGTGCGGGCTGCACGTGGCCGACCTGCTGAGCGTCGGCGCCGACGGGTGGGGGTCGCACCTCGACACCGCCTGCCCGGCCGGGGGCCGGTCACTGCACGAGATCGACGACGCCGCCCGCGGCGCGGGCGCACCGCCCGACCCGGCGCCGGTGCTCGAGCACCACACGGCTGGGGCTGAGCTGCCGCGGCGGAGCGCCGCCGAGCGCCGCGCCGTCGGCCACGCGCTGCACGCGTTCGAAGCGGCGCTGGCCGTGGTCTGCGGCATCCCGCGGGTCGGTCGGCGCACCCCCGCGCGCGGCGACGAGGCCGTCGATACGGACGCCCTCGCCGCGGTGTGCGAGCTGGACGACCCGCCGCGCCTGTTCGAGGCGGCGCTGACCCTCGATCCCGCCACGCTCGACCCGGGTCGGGTCGCGCTGCTGACCTGGTGCCTCTCGCGTCCGGCGCTGCGCGACGTCGCACTCGTGCAGTGGGCGACGGACGCCGACGGCGGAGCGGCGGCCCTCGATGCCCAGCACCGATGGGAGGACGGCGAGGACTATCCCGAGCGCCTGGGCCGGATCATGTGGGGCGACGGGGACGGGCCCGACCCCGATCGGCTGCGGATGGCGCTCGCCGTCGTGCGCGAGGTCGCGGCGCTCGCGCCGCGCCGGCTGCGGCCGGGGCCGCTCGCGCTGTGCGCGTGGCTCTCGTGGGCGCTGGGCCGTTCGTCGCACGCGGCGTCGTACGCACAGCGCGCGCTCGAGATCGACCCCGATCACGGCCTCGCCGAGATCATGCTGTCGTTCGTGCAGGTCGGCCACCTGCCCGACTGGGCGTTCCGTCAGCGCGGACGCGTACGATAG
- the cls gene encoding cardiolipin synthase: protein MEFTAFEFPGWWLFLVFVADLIVRITAIIVVPRNRRPTAAMAWLLAIYFMPFVGVFLFLLIGNPRLPRKRRRMQREINQYIRETSEGLDFGTLRPDAPAWFTSVVTLNRNLGAMPLAGDNGAELISDYEESIRRMAEEVLRAERYVHVEFYILQSDKTTDVFFAALEEVASRGVTVRVLLDYWANRGKPFYRKTIKRLTAMGADWHHMLPVQPLRGKYQRPDLRNHRKLIVVDGKVAFTGSQNMTDSTYNLRKNIKRGLHWVDLMVRVQGPVVASIDAVFLSDWYSETGSTPSEDVGLFEVESGPGDLDCQIVPSGPGFEFQNNLKLFTALLFAAQKRVIIVSPYFVPDEGLLLAVQTACQRGLQVELFVSEEGDQAMVYHAQRSYYEALLRAGVKIYLYRKPYILHTKSLTIDDDVAIIGSSNMDMRSFGLNLEISMLVRGEEFIEQMRRVEDQYRALSRELTLEEWMKQPLRSTVLDNLARLTSALQ from the coding sequence ATCGAGTTCACCGCGTTCGAGTTCCCCGGCTGGTGGCTGTTCCTCGTCTTCGTCGCCGACCTGATCGTCCGCATCACCGCGATCATCGTCGTGCCCCGCAATCGACGGCCCACCGCGGCGATGGCCTGGCTGCTCGCGATCTACTTCATGCCGTTCGTGGGGGTCTTCCTCTTCCTGCTCATCGGCAACCCGCGTCTGCCGCGCAAACGCCGGCGGATGCAGCGCGAGATCAACCAGTACATCCGCGAGACGAGCGAGGGGCTCGACTTCGGAACGCTGCGGCCGGACGCGCCGGCGTGGTTCACGTCCGTCGTCACGCTGAACCGCAACCTCGGGGCCATGCCGCTCGCCGGCGACAACGGCGCCGAGCTCATCTCGGACTACGAGGAGAGCATCCGGCGGATGGCTGAAGAGGTGCTGCGGGCCGAGCGGTACGTGCACGTCGAGTTCTACATCCTGCAATCCGACAAGACGACCGATGTCTTCTTCGCCGCGCTCGAAGAGGTCGCCTCGCGCGGCGTCACGGTGCGGGTGCTGCTGGATTACTGGGCCAACCGGGGCAAGCCGTTCTACCGCAAGACGATCAAGCGGCTGACGGCGATGGGCGCCGACTGGCACCACATGCTGCCCGTCCAGCCGCTGCGCGGCAAGTACCAACGGCCCGACCTGCGCAACCACCGCAAGCTCATCGTCGTCGACGGCAAGGTGGCCTTCACGGGGTCGCAGAACATGACCGACTCCACCTACAACCTGCGCAAGAACATCAAGCGCGGTCTGCACTGGGTCGACCTCATGGTGCGGGTGCAGGGCCCCGTCGTCGCGAGCATCGACGCGGTGTTCCTCTCGGACTGGTACAGCGAGACCGGCTCCACCCCCTCCGAGGACGTCGGACTCTTCGAGGTCGAGAGCGGGCCGGGCGACCTCGACTGTCAGATCGTGCCCTCGGGGCCGGGCTTCGAGTTCCAGAACAACCTCAAGCTCTTCACGGCGCTGCTGTTCGCCGCGCAGAAGCGGGTCATCATCGTCAGCCCGTACTTCGTGCCCGACGAGGGGTTGCTGCTGGCGGTGCAGACGGCGTGCCAGCGCGGGCTGCAGGTCGAGCTGTTCGTCTCGGAAGAGGGCGATCAGGCGATGGTCTACCACGCGCAGCGCAGCTACTACGAGGCGCTGCTGCGAGCCGGCGTGAAGATCTACCTGTACCGCAAGCCGTACATCCTGCACACGAAGAGCCTCACGATCGACGACGACGTCGCCATCATCGGCTCGAGCAACATGGACATGCGCTCGTTCGGTCTGAACCTCGAGATCTCGATGCTCGTCCGTGGCGAGGAGTTCATCGAGCAGATGCGCCGGGTCGAAGACCAGTACCGCGCGCTCTCGCGCGAACTGACCCTCGAAGAGTGGATGAAGCAGCCCCTGCGCTCGACCGTGCTCGACAACCTCGCCCGTCTGACGTCCGCGTTGCAGTGA
- a CDS encoding L-lactate permease, translating to MWTQTIDPLGTLWLSALVAAAPIIVFLVCLVVLKLSGILAAGSAVVAEVAVALLVFGMPASAAAGAGLFGLLSAIWPIAYIIVMAVWLYKIAVASGRFAVIRSSIALVSPDQRLQVLLISFAFGAFLEGAAGFGVPIAICAAMLVQLGFKPVKAAMLSLVANLAAGAYGAIGIPVIVGAQVSGLDVMDLSRVLVLILQPLTLLIPFLLVMILDGWRGLRETWPATVVLTVVFSGSQAAVLTFLGPELAAIVPGLLGMLALAGLRLVWQPKHIFRENGASAPVEQRHTAREVIAAWSPFYILTVLVFVWSIPAFKALFLPGGALSWAVVNVPIPGVFGQVTSAGGVVAQTTWSWTPINATGTAILLAVLVTFATTKALTGRMLREQFVQTVRELWRALLLITLILVLANIANLSGGSATIGTALAGAGPLFPLFAPVIGWIGVFLTGSVVNNNTLFGQLQATTAERIGVDPTLFVGANTAGGAAAKVISPQSIAIAAGAVGLSGRESEILRASIFYSLGMLAFISVWTFVLAQLGSV from the coding sequence ATGTGGACTCAGACCATCGACCCCCTCGGCACCCTGTGGCTGTCGGCTCTCGTCGCGGCGGCGCCGATCATCGTCTTCCTCGTGTGCCTCGTGGTCCTGAAGCTGTCGGGCATCCTGGCCGCGGGCAGCGCGGTCGTCGCCGAGGTGGCCGTCGCCCTGCTCGTCTTCGGCATGCCGGCCTCCGCCGCGGCCGGTGCGGGCCTGTTCGGACTGCTCAGCGCGATCTGGCCGATCGCGTACATCATCGTGATGGCGGTCTGGCTCTACAAGATCGCCGTCGCGAGCGGCCGGTTCGCCGTGATCCGCTCGTCGATCGCCCTGGTCTCGCCCGATCAGCGCCTGCAGGTGCTGCTGATCAGCTTCGCGTTCGGCGCCTTCCTCGAGGGGGCCGCCGGGTTCGGCGTGCCGATCGCGATCTGCGCGGCGATGCTCGTGCAGCTCGGGTTCAAGCCGGTCAAGGCCGCCATGCTCAGCCTCGTCGCGAACCTCGCGGCCGGCGCGTACGGCGCGATCGGCATCCCGGTCATCGTGGGCGCGCAGGTGAGCGGCCTCGATGTGATGGACCTGTCGCGGGTGCTCGTGCTCATCCTGCAGCCGCTGACGCTCCTCATCCCGTTCCTGCTCGTGATGATCCTCGACGGGTGGCGCGGCCTGCGCGAGACGTGGCCCGCGACGGTGGTGCTGACGGTCGTCTTCAGCGGCAGCCAGGCCGCGGTGCTGACCTTCCTCGGGCCCGAGCTGGCGGCCATCGTCCCCGGTCTTCTCGGGATGCTCGCCCTCGCGGGGCTGCGCCTGGTCTGGCAGCCCAAGCACATCTTCCGCGAGAACGGAGCGAGCGCCCCGGTCGAGCAGCGCCACACGGCGCGTGAGGTGATCGCCGCGTGGAGCCCGTTCTACATCCTGACCGTCCTGGTCTTCGTCTGGAGCATCCCCGCGTTCAAGGCGCTGTTCCTGCCCGGCGGCGCCCTCAGCTGGGCCGTCGTCAACGTCCCGATCCCCGGGGTGTTCGGCCAGGTCACCTCCGCCGGCGGTGTCGTGGCGCAGACCACGTGGAGCTGGACGCCCATCAACGCGACGGGCACGGCGATCCTGCTCGCGGTGCTGGTGACCTTCGCGACGACCAAGGCGCTGACCGGCCGGATGCTGCGCGAGCAGTTCGTGCAGACGGTGCGGGAGCTGTGGCGAGCGCTGCTGCTGATCACGCTGATCCTCGTCCTGGCCAACATCGCGAACCTGTCCGGGGGCTCGGCCACCATCGGCACCGCACTGGCCGGCGCCGGGCCGCTGTTCCCGCTGTTCGCCCCGGTCATCGGCTGGATCGGCGTCTTCCTCACCGGATCGGTGGTCAACAACAACACCCTGTTCGGCCAGCTGCAGGCCACGACGGCCGAGCGCATCGGCGTCGACCCGACGCTCTTCGTCGGAGCCAACACCGCCGGCGGTGCGGCGGCGAAGGTCATCTCGCCGCAGTCGATAGCGATCGCCGCGGGCGCCGTCGGCCTGTCGGGGCGTGAGAGCGAGATCCTGCGCGCGTCGATCTTCTACAGCCTCGGCATGCTCGCTTTCATCAGCGTGTGGACCTTCGTGCTGGCCCAGCTCGGCTCGGTGTAG
- a CDS encoding L-lactate dehydrogenase, whose product MNVIENSKLTVVGAGAVGASVAYASLIRGSARHVALYDIAAERVEAEALDLAHGSQFIGASDIVGSSDISVAAGSHVVVITAGAKQEPGQTRTELAGVNAGIIRGMMPRLLEVAPDAVYVIVTNPCDVLTVVAAEAAGLPRQRIFSSGTVLDTSRLRWKLAQRAGVSTSSVHAYIVGEHGDTEFPLWSSATIGTVPILEWERPGHPRMTLDELDHIAAEVRDAAYTVIRGKGATNYAIGLSSARIVEAVLQDQHAVLPVSTVLDGFAGVDGVALSVPSVVSAAGAVPIANTPMSENEQTQLRASADALRGVIGAVRS is encoded by the coding sequence GTGAACGTGATCGAGAACTCGAAACTGACCGTTGTCGGAGCCGGCGCCGTGGGAGCCAGCGTGGCCTACGCCTCGCTCATCCGCGGCTCCGCCCGCCATGTCGCCCTGTATGACATCGCCGCCGAGCGCGTCGAGGCCGAAGCCCTCGACCTCGCCCACGGCTCGCAGTTCATCGGTGCGAGCGACATCGTGGGCAGCTCCGACATCTCGGTGGCCGCCGGCTCGCACGTCGTGGTCATCACGGCGGGCGCCAAGCAGGAGCCCGGGCAGACTCGCACCGAGCTGGCCGGTGTCAACGCCGGCATCATCCGCGGCATGATGCCGCGCCTGCTCGAGGTCGCCCCCGACGCCGTCTATGTCATCGTGACCAACCCCTGCGACGTCCTCACCGTCGTCGCCGCCGAGGCGGCCGGGCTGCCGCGGCAGCGCATCTTCTCCTCCGGGACCGTCCTCGACACCTCCCGTCTGCGCTGGAAGCTCGCGCAGCGCGCCGGCGTCTCGACCAGCAGCGTCCACGCCTACATCGTGGGCGAGCACGGCGACACCGAGTTCCCGCTGTGGTCGAGCGCCACGATCGGCACGGTGCCGATCCTCGAGTGGGAGCGCCCGGGTCACCCGCGGATGACGCTCGACGAGCTCGACCACATCGCCGCCGAGGTCCGCGACGCCGCATACACGGTGATCCGCGGCAAGGGCGCGACCAACTACGCGATCGGACTGTCGTCGGCGCGCATCGTCGAGGCGGTCCTGCAGGACCAGCACGCCGTCCTTCCGGTCAGCACCGTGCTCGACGGCTTCGCGGGGGTCGACGGCGTCGCCCTGTCGGTGCCGTCGGTCGTCAGCGCAGCGGGCGCCGTGCCCATCGCGAACACCCCCATGTCCGAGAACGAACAGACGCAGCTGCGCGCCTCCGCCGATGCCCTTCGCGGGGTCATCGGCGCCGTGCGCAGCTGA
- a CDS encoding pyridoxal phosphate-dependent decarboxylase family protein, whose protein sequence is MTERFPARMHDVTDETRAIVDLVLDYSRERLLAENNPLDKPLPPAELRRLTGRTIDERGIGARKAIGVFEHILAPSCISTDDPRYLSFIPSAPSKAAAAFDVVVSASALYGGSWLEGAGAVHAENEVLRWLADEFGLPASAGGVFVQGGTLGNLSALVAARETARERGIRPDRWRVVCSAEAHSSIASAARVMDVEVVAVPVADDGMLRGEAVRAALEEHGDSVFAVVATAGSTNFGIVDDVASVAAVTREHGVWLHVDGAYGLAAMLSPVARHRFAGVEHADSVIVDPHKWLFAPFDACALIYRDPELGRRAHTQHAEYLDTLTETGDWSPSDYAVHLTRRPRGLPLWFSLATYGTDVYRAAITDSIELAERIADEIERRPELTLVRRPQLGVVVFERVGWERSDYARWSSDLLERQHAFVTPSSHAGRTNARFAILNPRTTFEDLTGILDTMI, encoded by the coding sequence ATGACCGAGCGCTTCCCGGCCCGCATGCACGACGTCACGGACGAGACGCGAGCGATCGTCGACCTCGTCCTCGACTACTCGCGCGAGCGCCTGCTCGCGGAGAACAATCCGCTCGACAAGCCGCTGCCGCCCGCCGAGCTGCGTCGCCTCACCGGCCGCACGATCGACGAGCGCGGCATCGGCGCGCGGAAGGCCATCGGCGTCTTCGAGCACATCCTCGCGCCGTCCTGCATCTCGACGGACGACCCGCGGTATCTGTCGTTCATCCCGAGCGCGCCCTCCAAGGCCGCGGCGGCGTTCGACGTCGTCGTCTCGGCGAGCGCGCTGTACGGCGGATCCTGGCTCGAGGGTGCGGGCGCCGTGCACGCCGAGAACGAGGTGCTGCGCTGGCTCGCCGACGAGTTCGGGCTGCCGGCGAGCGCCGGCGGGGTGTTCGTGCAGGGCGGGACGCTCGGCAACCTGTCGGCACTCGTCGCCGCGCGCGAGACCGCTCGCGAGCGCGGCATCCGTCCGGACCGGTGGCGTGTCGTGTGCAGTGCCGAGGCGCACTCGTCGATCGCCTCGGCGGCGCGGGTCATGGACGTCGAGGTCGTGGCGGTTCCCGTCGCCGATGACGGGATGCTGCGCGGCGAGGCCGTCCGCGCGGCGCTCGAGGAGCACGGCGACAGCGTGTTCGCGGTCGTCGCGACGGCGGGGTCGACGAACTTCGGCATCGTCGACGACGTCGCCTCAGTCGCCGCGGTGACCCGCGAGCACGGCGTCTGGCTGCACGTCGACGGGGCGTACGGTCTCGCCGCGATGCTCTCGCCGGTCGCACGGCACCGCTTCGCGGGCGTCGAGCACGCCGACTCGGTCATCGTCGACCCGCACAAGTGGCTGTTCGCACCGTTCGACGCGTGCGCGCTGATCTACCGCGACCCCGAGCTCGGACGGCGCGCCCACACGCAGCACGCCGAATACCTCGACACGCTCACCGAGACCGGCGATTGGAGCCCGTCCGACTACGCCGTGCACCTCACCCGCCGCCCGCGCGGACTGCCGCTGTGGTTCTCGCTGGCGACCTACGGCACCGACGTCTACCGCGCGGCGATCACAGACTCGATCGAGCTGGCCGAACGCATCGCGGACGAGATCGAGCGCCGACCCGAGCTCACGCTCGTGCGCCGTCCGCAGCTGGGAGTCGTGGTCTTCGAGCGGGTCGGGTGGGAGCGCTCCGACTACGCGCGGTGGTCGTCGGACCTGCTCGAGCGTCAGCACGCGTTCGTCACCCCGAGCAGCCACGCGGGCCGGACGAACGCGCGCTTCGCGATCCTCAATCCCCGGACGACGTTCGAGGACCTGACCGGCATCCTCGACACGATGATCTGA
- a CDS encoding amidase, giving the protein MIEVTEATIGELGAALARGEATAVGLVEAYLARIEAYDGPDTPTALNAVVVRNPDARAEAAASDARRARGESRGPLDGIPYTAKDSYLVRGLTAAAGSPAFAELVAQRDAFTIERLRAAGAICLGLTNMPPMANGGMQRGLYGRAESPYNAEYLTAPFASGSSNGSGTATAASFAAFGLGEETWSSGRGPASHNALCAYTPSRGVISVRGNWPLVPTMDVVVPHTRTMADLLAVLDAVVADDPDSRGDFWRAQPWLTLPRASEVRPRRYGDLAVADAPAARGALSGRRLGIPRMYINADADAGTAASPGIGGPTGRRIDTRPTVLALWRSLRAELEAAGAEVIETDFPVVSRYENDRPGAGSIATNGRVSPEYLRREIVDLSAWAWDDFLRANGDPAFPGLAGVDGARIFPHPEGALPDRYTGFDDDIALYPAWVAAHPDTALRDIPHLEEGLRGLERTRRIDLEEWMDAAGLDAVVFPAVADVAPADMDVDPASADLGWRNGTWIANGNLAIRHLGIPTVTVPMGVLDDIRMPVGLTIAGRAYDDNALLRLGAAIEALAPRRVAPPRTPPLT; this is encoded by the coding sequence GTGATCGAGGTCACCGAGGCGACGATCGGCGAGCTTGGGGCGGCGCTGGCGCGCGGCGAGGCGACGGCCGTCGGGCTCGTCGAGGCCTACCTCGCCCGCATCGAGGCCTACGACGGACCCGATACGCCCACGGCCCTCAACGCCGTCGTGGTGCGCAACCCCGACGCGCGCGCCGAAGCCGCGGCATCCGACGCCCGGCGGGCTCGCGGCGAGTCCCGCGGTCCCCTCGACGGCATCCCGTACACGGCGAAGGACAGCTACCTCGTCCGCGGGCTCACCGCCGCCGCGGGGAGCCCCGCCTTCGCCGAGCTCGTCGCTCAGCGCGACGCCTTCACGATCGAGCGGCTGCGCGCGGCCGGCGCCATCTGCCTCGGGCTGACCAACATGCCGCCGATGGCGAACGGCGGCATGCAGCGCGGCCTCTACGGTCGCGCCGAGAGCCCCTACAACGCCGAGTACCTGACCGCCCCGTTCGCATCGGGGTCGTCGAACGGGTCGGGCACCGCGACCGCGGCGAGCTTCGCAGCCTTCGGACTGGGCGAAGAGACCTGGTCGAGCGGCCGCGGTCCGGCATCGCACAACGCCCTGTGCGCCTACACCCCGTCGCGCGGGGTCATCTCGGTCCGCGGCAACTGGCCGCTCGTCCCCACGATGGATGTCGTCGTCCCGCACACCCGTACGATGGCCGATCTGCTCGCGGTGCTCGACGCCGTCGTCGCCGACGACCCCGATTCTCGCGGCGACTTCTGGCGTGCACAGCCCTGGCTCACGCTGCCCCGCGCCTCGGAGGTGCGTCCGCGACGCTACGGCGACCTCGCCGTCGCGGACGCCCCAGCCGCTCGCGGCGCGCTGTCCGGTCGGCGTCTGGGCATTCCCCGCATGTACATCAATGCGGATGCCGACGCCGGTACGGCAGCATCGCCCGGGATCGGCGGGCCCACGGGCCGGCGCATCGACACCCGCCCGACCGTGCTCGCCCTGTGGCGATCGCTGCGCGCCGAGCTCGAAGCCGCGGGAGCCGAGGTCATCGAGACCGACTTCCCCGTCGTCTCGCGCTACGAGAACGATCGCCCGGGCGCCGGCTCGATCGCGACGAACGGGCGCGTGAGCCCCGAGTATCTGCGCCGCGAGATCGTCGACCTGTCGGCCTGGGCGTGGGACGACTTCCTGCGCGCCAACGGCGACCCCGCCTTCCCGGGTCTGGCCGGAGTCGACGGCGCGCGCATCTTCCCGCACCCCGAGGGTGCCCTGCCCGACCGCTACACGGGCTTCGACGACGACATCGCCCTCTACCCGGCGTGGGTCGCCGCCCATCCCGACACCGCACTGCGCGACATCCCGCACCTCGAAGAGGGGCTGCGCGGACTCGAGCGCACCCGCCGGATCGACCTCGAGGAGTGGATGGATGCCGCCGGCCTCGACGCCGTCGTCTTCCCCGCGGTCGCCGACGTCGCCCCCGCCGACATGGACGTCGACCCCGCGTCGGCCGACCTCGGCTGGCGCAACGGCACCTGGATCGCCAACGGCAACCTCGCCATCCGCCACCTCGGCATCCCGACGGTGACGGTGCCGATGGGTGTGCTCGACGACATCCGGATGCCGGTGGGCCTGACGATCGCCGGCCGCGCCTATGACGACAACGCGCTGCTGCGCCTCGGCGCCGCCATCGAGGCGCTCGCGCCGCGCCGGGTCGCACCGCCGCGCACACCGCCCCTGACCTGA